Part of the Triticum urartu cultivar G1812 chromosome 2, Tu2.1, whole genome shotgun sequence genome, CATTTTGTATGTGGAGCTGACACCTAGTGCAAACATTGGTTAAAATGTACTTGGCCGGTGCTAACAAATGTTCTATTTGAACAGTGGAAATTTGCATACATATCCCTTGGTTGCCCAGACTATTTTGAAGATTCTGACACTTTAGCCACGAGATTTCAGGTACTACGATGCTAGTTATCTACTTGATGAAGCGGATTTTGTAGCTCTTAATTTGATTTCAATTGTATAAACTTGTTTAGATAAACATGTATGGAGCTTGGGAGCAGTATCTTGGACTGGAGCACCTAGACACAGCGCCAAGAAAGGCACATAGTGCTAACCAGGTACTTGCTGCACATTGTTGCGACTTGTGCCAATAATATTAGGCATGTTGTCTGGAATTTTGCTAATTTCATATTTTGTGCGCAGAACCGCCATTCATTTGAGAGGCCTATAAAGATCTACAACTAGATAGTTGTGAGAAGCAGGAGCGACGTCCTGCCATGCAATACCACAAAGCAAGTGGCTGAAAGTGAAATTGCTGGCTTTAATAAATTGTGTACCATATGATGGCAGGACTGGTT contains:
- the LOC125541470 gene encoding ubiquitin C-terminal hydrolase 12-like, whose translation is MVICEDETLSSIKESLQKKLKVSDEDFSKWKFAYISLGCPDYFEDSDTLATRFQINMYGAWEQYLGLEHLDTAPRKAHSANQNRHSFERPIKIYN